From the genome of Ignavibacteriota bacterium, one region includes:
- a CDS encoding T9SS type A sorting domain-containing protein codes for MCNTTPRFSMMMLVVLICTCHAQQMLPGSAEVLLSDTPAMRFTRPWISVNGRGEALVLWDGGRAWVDANLDRRQRALPGPEIQALFGLQDTMWFGMISRTTVYDGGWLGNESDYRLVRGAGSSILDSTIIVLTSAGLLSRAEPGEFRSERISVLDGFLHDSKVFLTSHVRLASSSTGLSFNGTQHKVRQWDPVLHRIRDVHTYTFPNWSDLGWVTGDTLPTLAHVSRPANNALTLYWRTRAESFRQGINYYHRFLCILDLPSVTQQPQFLIDSVRSDSLDLSDQALAPEGATVDIVRRDTKSSQLFVDRFNMVDSSLQRSTLTGAVRAHDVMYAGNELPPAQPAHYNAQADYVVRRLDDGRRLLVWSSPDPDGEHDILACVYDKDWRVLGAVKRVNLDTTGQKVFPSVAVAGSRVYVTWQDTRRRVIDTYVRSFELDQLTSTDPMPAPSVLRLDGPWPQPASSLLRFNVHAPVGAASMHIGLYDVLGRIVVSEQQDLKNIYHHSLDLRHLRTGHYTLVLTAGTSRLSRSILVAR; via the coding sequence ATGTGTAATACAACGCCACGTTTCAGCATGATGATGCTCGTCGTGCTGATCTGCACTTGCCATGCCCAGCAGATGCTGCCTGGATCAGCCGAGGTACTGCTGTCGGATACTCCCGCCATGCGGTTCACCCGTCCGTGGATTTCCGTGAATGGCCGCGGCGAGGCGCTTGTGCTGTGGGATGGCGGGCGCGCATGGGTCGATGCGAATCTGGACAGGCGGCAACGCGCACTTCCTGGTCCCGAAATCCAAGCACTCTTCGGACTCCAGGACACCATGTGGTTCGGGATGATCTCGCGCACCACCGTGTACGACGGCGGGTGGCTGGGGAACGAATCCGATTATCGTCTCGTTCGCGGCGCAGGGTCGTCCATTCTGGATTCGACGATCATTGTGCTCACTTCGGCTGGTCTGTTATCTCGGGCGGAGCCTGGAGAATTCCGCAGCGAACGAATCTCGGTGCTCGACGGCTTTCTGCATGATTCCAAAGTGTTCCTTACCTCGCATGTGCGGCTCGCTTCCTCTTCCACAGGCCTAAGCTTCAATGGGACTCAGCACAAAGTGCGGCAGTGGGATCCGGTCCTCCACAGGATACGTGACGTGCACACCTACACGTTTCCCAATTGGTCAGACCTGGGCTGGGTGACGGGCGATACGCTCCCTACGCTCGCGCACGTGTCCCGCCCGGCGAACAATGCACTCACCTTGTACTGGCGAACTCGCGCCGAATCGTTCAGGCAAGGCATCAACTACTACCATCGTTTCCTCTGCATTCTCGATCTTCCGTCTGTCACACAGCAGCCACAGTTTCTGATCGATTCCGTGCGCAGCGACTCACTCGACCTGTCGGATCAGGCGCTGGCACCGGAGGGTGCAACGGTTGATATCGTCCGGCGGGACACGAAGTCGTCCCAGCTCTTTGTAGATCGATTCAACATGGTCGACAGCTCGCTGCAACGCTCCACCCTCACGGGAGCCGTCCGTGCGCATGACGTCATGTACGCGGGAAACGAACTTCCGCCCGCTCAGCCTGCACACTACAATGCACAGGCGGATTACGTCGTCCGCCGACTTGACGACGGCAGGCGGCTGCTCGTCTGGTCCTCTCCCGATCCTGACGGGGAGCATGACATCCTCGCCTGTGTCTACGACAAGGACTGGCGGGTGCTGGGTGCGGTCAAGCGTGTCAACCTCGATACCACAGGTCAGAAGGTGTTTCCGTCGGTCGCCGTCGCCGGTTCCCGGGTGTATGTCACATGGCAGGATACGCGTCGTCGTGTGATCGACACATATGTGCGCAGCTTCGAACTGGATCAGTTGACATCGACAGATCCTATGCCGGCTCCTTCTGTCCTGCGTCTCGACGGACCCTGGCCGCAGCCTGCTTCGTCGTTGCTCCGGTTCAACGTTCATGCGCCCGTCGGGGCTGCCTCGATGCATATCGGGCTGTACGACGTCCTTGGTCGCATTGTCGTTTCAGAACAACAGGATCTTAAGAATATCTACCACCATTCCCTTGATCTTCGACACCTGCGCACCGGGCACTACACGCTCGTGCTCACAGCGGGAACGTCACGCCTCTCCCGTTCGATTCTTGTCGCCCGTTGA